A genome region from Chloroflexota bacterium includes the following:
- a CDS encoding ATP-binding protein, whose product MDPAEGYAPQVPIETVARTARELAASQHPRDALKIAARALRDATGAEGVALLRVDGPRSVPAYSAGVVIPPGPISESKLLSLGHAYPLVLSGKVRGLVLLSRPTVALSDDPDRGLESLLDLAALSLRNFRVAEERVLAGDTVERLSSQTQLDAERFRALHELAVVAAGELNPTRLASAAANLASVLLNAESAAIYWWNPALERLVAMAQCGSDPSEKYLPASLGAGIVGYAYTRREAISVDDFTTWKHREQSIRETMRSGSAVPLWAGSNVVGVLVVKSIARRHFSPTEVETLTLIGAQIGPALASAHYYRQSESRRAMAEALAQRAQESEQVAAARAEALTASEERYREIVEAAHEGIWHLDAEGRTIFVNPRMAEMLEYTVAELQGRPMIDLVHPEWRGEVSRRLGLFARGLTGRFDDRFITRSGKDLWTRSSAHSMIDGSGSYRGLLLMVTDISESRAAEIALRESEERLRQAQKMESIGLLAGGVAHDFNNLLTAIIGFSDMVTAKLPPSSPLADYMNQIVAAGERASELTRQLLAFSRQQVLQPEVTDLRVIVDDMVKLLRRVIGEHIELETINPDTLGNVLVDRGEIEQVLLNLAINARDAMPSGGKLTIETRSLDAREAARRRGALVATDAEVARPSVLLRVTDTGCGMDEATRERIFEPFFTTKESGKGTGLGLATVYGIVKQSGGDITVTSQVGMGATFEIILPVHAGQARSRPPQVAIAAVPGGGETVLVVEDEIGVRALARSVLEAKGYTVLDAESGEAALALMDSYPGVIDLVVSDLMLPGMNGRELVERMIARTPAPRFLYMSGYSSDVVIHTNAMTAQVEYLQKPFTPAALATKVRAVLNGPLRSPIPRAPRV is encoded by the coding sequence GTGGATCCCGCCGAGGGCTACGCCCCGCAGGTCCCGATCGAGACGGTCGCGCGGACCGCGCGCGAGCTGGCGGCGTCCCAACACCCACGCGATGCCCTGAAGATTGCCGCGCGGGCGCTCCGCGACGCGACGGGGGCCGAAGGCGTCGCCCTCCTTCGGGTCGACGGACCCCGATCCGTGCCAGCATACAGCGCGGGCGTCGTCATCCCCCCCGGTCCGATCTCGGAGAGCAAGCTCCTCTCCCTCGGCCACGCGTATCCCCTCGTACTCTCGGGCAAGGTACGGGGGCTGGTCCTCCTCTCGCGCCCGACTGTCGCCCTCTCCGACGACCCGGATCGCGGTCTGGAATCGCTCCTCGACCTCGCGGCGCTCTCTCTGCGCAATTTCCGCGTCGCGGAGGAGCGCGTGCTCGCCGGCGATACCGTGGAGCGGCTGTCCAGCCAGACCCAGCTCGACGCCGAGCGCTTTCGCGCGCTCCATGAGCTGGCGGTCGTGGCAGCCGGCGAGCTGAATCCGACACGGCTCGCCAGCGCGGCGGCTAACCTGGCCAGCGTGCTGCTCAACGCGGAGAGCGCTGCCATCTACTGGTGGAACCCGGCGCTCGAGCGCCTTGTCGCCATGGCGCAATGCGGCTCAGACCCGTCGGAGAAGTACCTGCCGGCATCCCTCGGCGCCGGAATCGTGGGATATGCCTACACCCGACGCGAGGCGATCAGCGTCGACGACTTCACGACGTGGAAGCACCGCGAGCAATCCATCCGCGAGACGATGCGGTCAGGATCGGCCGTGCCCCTGTGGGCGGGGAGCAACGTCGTGGGGGTCCTCGTCGTCAAGAGCATCGCCCGACGCCACTTCAGTCCCACGGAAGTGGAGACGCTGACGCTCATCGGCGCGCAGATCGGGCCGGCCCTCGCATCCGCCCACTACTACCGCCAATCCGAAAGCCGCCGGGCCATGGCCGAGGCGCTCGCCCAGCGGGCGCAGGAGAGCGAGCAGGTCGCGGCCGCTCGGGCAGAAGCGCTCACCGCCAGCGAGGAGCGGTACCGCGAGATCGTCGAAGCGGCGCACGAGGGGATCTGGCACCTGGACGCCGAGGGGCGCACGATCTTCGTCAACCCGCGGATGGCGGAGATGCTCGAATATACCGTCGCCGAGCTTCAGGGACGGCCGATGATCGATCTCGTCCACCCCGAGTGGCGCGGAGAGGTGAGTCGCCGCCTCGGCTTGTTTGCCCGGGGCCTGACCGGTCGCTTCGACGACCGCTTCATCACGCGAAGTGGCAAGGACCTCTGGACTCGCTCCTCGGCCCACTCGATGATCGACGGGTCGGGATCATACCGCGGGCTCTTGCTCATGGTGACCGACATCTCCGAGTCGCGGGCGGCGGAGATCGCGCTGCGCGAGAGCGAGGAGCGCCTGCGCCAGGCCCAGAAGATGGAGTCCATCGGGCTGCTCGCCGGCGGCGTCGCCCACGACTTCAATAATCTGCTCACCGCCATCATCGGCTTCAGCGACATGGTGACGGCCAAGCTGCCGCCTTCGAGCCCGTTGGCGGATTACATGAACCAGATCGTTGCAGCCGGAGAGCGGGCATCGGAGCTGACGCGCCAACTCCTCGCCTTCAGCCGGCAGCAAGTGCTCCAGCCCGAGGTCACAGACCTTCGCGTCATCGTCGACGACATGGTGAAGCTCCTGCGCCGCGTCATCGGCGAGCACATCGAGCTGGAGACCATCAACCCCGACACGCTGGGCAACGTCCTCGTCGACCGGGGCGAGATCGAGCAGGTGCTCCTCAACTTGGCCATCAACGCTCGCGACGCAATGCCCTCGGGCGGGAAGCTGACCATCGAGACGCGATCGCTCGACGCGCGCGAGGCCGCCCGTCGCCGCGGCGCACTCGTGGCGACGGACGCGGAAGTCGCGCGCCCCTCCGTCCTGCTGCGGGTGACCGACACCGGCTGCGGAATGGATGAAGCGACCCGCGAGCGCATCTTCGAGCCGTTCTTCACCACGAAGGAGAGCGGGAAGGGGACCGGTCTCGGCCTCGCCACCGTCTATGGCATCGTCAAGCAGAGTGGCGGCGACATCACGGTGACGAGCCAGGTCGGCATGGGAGCGACCTTCGAGATCATCCTTCCGGTCCACGCCGGACAAGCTCGGAGTCGGCCGCCCCAGGTGGCGATCGCCGCAGTGCCAGGCGGGGGGGAAACGGTCCTGGTCGTGGAGGACGAGATAGGCGTGCGGGCGCTCGCGCGCTCGGTCCTGGAGGCCAAAGGGTACACCGTGCTGGACGCGGAGAGCGGGGAGGCCGCCCTCGCGCTCATGGACAGCTATCCGGGCGTGATCGACCTGGTCGTGTCCGACTTGATGTTGCCGGGAATGAACGGGCGCGAGCTGGTCGAGCGCATGATCGCGCGAACCCCGGCGCCGCGATTTCTGTACATGTCCGGCTATTCCTCGGACGTCGTGATCCACACCAATGCCATGACGGCCCAGGTGGAGTATCTCCAGAAGCCGTTCACCCCGGCCGCCCTGGCCACGAAGGTGCGCGCGGTGCTCAACGGGCCCCTTCGGAGCCCCATACCCCGCGCCCCCCGGGTGTAG
- a CDS encoding response regulator, giving the protein MPKVLLVEDDEMNRDSLSRLLRRRGFEVVIGVDGQEGISLARSEAPDIILMDMSLPVMDGWEATRQLKASSDTQSVPIIALTAHAMASDRDKALAAGCDDFDTKPIELDRLLPKIHALLGTDA; this is encoded by the coding sequence ATGCCAAAGGTCCTCCTCGTGGAAGACGACGAAATGAACCGGGACTCGTTGAGCCGGCTGCTGCGACGGCGGGGCTTCGAGGTGGTCATCGGGGTAGACGGTCAGGAAGGGATCTCCCTGGCACGGTCTGAGGCGCCCGACATCATTCTCATGGACATGAGTCTCCCGGTGATGGATGGCTGGGAGGCGACGCGCCAGCTCAAGGCGTCGTCCGATACGCAGTCGGTGCCCATCATCGCGCTGACAGCCCACGCCATGGCCAGCGACCGCGACAAAGCGCTCGCCGCCGGCTGCGACGATTTCGACACCAAGCCCATCGAGCTGGATCGCCTGCTCCCCAAGATCCACGCGCTCCTCGGCACGGACGCGTGA
- a CDS encoding response regulator translates to MSNAPDWEEFRRSVRHELRTPVNHILSYGQLLLEDAEQSGPESFVAELRKIQEAGREALTIIGAMLDAAPGDAVAARTYSTNLFSLMESVEQRVMQLRRYVLEDGNETAAADLDRIATGARRLVAILAQTNLNPTEGVEPRISKPAVRVNSGTMGAAVAGRAEPAERRHREGELRGRILVVEDNELSRDAVARMLERLGHTVLRAENGRRALEIAESDNVDLMLLDIVMPEMSGYDVLERCRERAELREIPIIMISALDELSSVVRCIEMGAEDYLPKPFDPVLLRARIGACLEKKRLRDQEVEYLRQVAAVTDAAAAVEDRSFTSESLALVASRPDALGQLARVFDRMAREVIAREEQLLRQVQQLQIQVDEAKKAREVADITNTEYFQQLQRQASTLRRTAGPKPESREG, encoded by the coding sequence ATGAGCAACGCACCAGACTGGGAAGAGTTCCGTCGAAGCGTCCGGCACGAGCTGCGCACGCCGGTCAACCACATCCTGAGCTACGGGCAACTCCTCCTCGAGGACGCCGAGCAGTCCGGGCCGGAGAGCTTCGTCGCTGAGCTGCGCAAGATCCAGGAGGCGGGGCGGGAAGCGCTGACCATCATCGGCGCAATGCTCGACGCGGCGCCGGGCGATGCGGTCGCCGCTCGGACGTATTCGACGAACCTCTTCAGTCTCATGGAGTCCGTCGAGCAGCGGGTGATGCAGCTGCGGCGGTACGTGCTGGAGGATGGGAACGAAACGGCCGCGGCAGACCTCGATCGCATCGCCACGGGCGCGCGGCGCCTTGTCGCGATTCTCGCGCAAACGAACCTCAACCCTACGGAGGGCGTCGAGCCACGCATCAGCAAACCGGCCGTCCGAGTGAACAGCGGCACGATGGGCGCCGCCGTGGCCGGCCGCGCGGAGCCAGCGGAGCGGCGCCATCGGGAGGGCGAGCTGCGCGGCAGGATTCTCGTGGTCGAGGACAACGAGCTGAGCCGCGACGCCGTTGCCCGCATGCTGGAGCGGCTGGGTCACACGGTGCTGCGCGCAGAGAACGGACGTCGAGCCCTGGAGATCGCCGAGTCGGACAACGTCGATCTCATGCTGCTGGACATCGTGATGCCGGAGATGTCCGGATACGACGTTCTGGAGCGCTGTCGAGAGCGCGCCGAGCTCCGCGAGATCCCGATTATCATGATCTCCGCCTTGGACGAGCTGTCCAGCGTCGTCCGCTGCATCGAGATGGGCGCGGAGGACTATCTCCCCAAGCCGTTCGACCCGGTCCTTCTGCGCGCGCGGATCGGGGCGTGCTTGGAGAAGAAGCGGCTGCGCGACCAGGAGGTCGAGTATCTCAGGCAGGTAGCCGCCGTGACTGACGCCGCGGCGGCGGTCGAGGACCGGTCATTTACGTCCGAGAGCCTGGCGCTCGTCGCGTCCCGACCGGACGCCCTGGGCCAGCTCGCGCGAGTGTTCGACCGAATGGCCCGCGAGGTGATCGCGCGCGAGGAGCAGCTCCTCCGCCAGGTCCAACAGCTCCAGATTCAGGTCGACGAAGCCAAGAAGGCGCGCGAGGTCGCCGATATTACGAACACGGAGTACTTCCAGCAGCTCCAGCGTCAGGCGAGCACGCTGCGTCGGACCGCCGGGCCGAAGCCAGAATCCCGGGAGGGCTGA
- a CDS encoding cupin domain-containing protein — protein MAAAPDAGTDSMERLYEDLASRSMGALWRQHQAGTRPSEPQPPYNPAHWRWSDIEGFVQRAGELVQPGPDAQRRVVTLNNPSVTPSQSATHMLSGNVQMVLPGEIAPSHRHTNAAIRFIIRGEGAVTIVDGEPVAMRPGDLVLTPGWCYHGHVSKASGPVLWMDSLDGPLVVNALKIARYQQYPDELEPATRPEGDSYGRYGYGHFRPLWMTESKAISPQLVYPWDQTERALHHLAKLETSPFDDVAFEYTNPTNGGHVLPTIGCNIQMIRPGVHTRAHRHANCVVYHVYRGEGYSVVDGVRITWRQGDFFALPPWCWHEHANTGTDEAVLFSTTDLPVLESLSLLEEHEYAEHGGHQPVVATYEERFGGARAAS, from the coding sequence ATGGCTGCGGCGCCGGACGCGGGAACCGATTCGATGGAGCGGCTGTACGAGGATCTGGCGTCTCGATCGATGGGCGCGCTCTGGCGCCAGCACCAGGCGGGGACTCGGCCGTCCGAGCCGCAGCCGCCCTACAACCCCGCGCATTGGCGCTGGTCTGACATCGAGGGCTTCGTCCAGCGCGCGGGCGAGCTGGTCCAGCCGGGGCCAGACGCCCAGCGGCGCGTCGTTACCCTCAACAACCCCAGCGTCACGCCCAGCCAATCGGCCACTCACATGCTCTCCGGCAACGTCCAGATGGTGCTGCCGGGCGAGATCGCGCCCTCCCATCGTCACACCAACGCGGCGATCCGCTTCATTATCCGGGGCGAGGGCGCGGTGACGATCGTGGATGGTGAGCCCGTCGCCATGCGGCCCGGCGACCTCGTCTTAACACCGGGCTGGTGCTACCACGGCCACGTCAGCAAGGCCAGCGGGCCCGTGCTCTGGATGGACAGCCTGGACGGGCCACTGGTGGTCAACGCCCTTAAGATCGCTCGCTACCAGCAGTATCCCGACGAGCTGGAGCCGGCGACGCGCCCGGAGGGCGACTCCTACGGCCGGTACGGCTATGGTCACTTCCGCCCGCTGTGGATGACCGAGTCGAAGGCGATCTCGCCGCAGCTCGTCTACCCCTGGGACCAGACGGAGCGAGCCTTGCACCACCTGGCGAAGCTGGAAACCAGCCCCTTCGACGACGTGGCCTTCGAGTACACGAACCCGACCAACGGCGGGCACGTGCTGCCGACGATCGGCTGCAACATCCAGATGATTCGGCCCGGCGTCCACACGCGGGCGCACCGCCACGCCAACTGCGTCGTTTATCACGTCTATCGCGGCGAGGGGTATTCGGTGGTGGATGGCGTGCGGATCACGTGGCGCCAGGGCGACTTCTTCGCCCTGCCGCCCTGGTGCTGGCACGAGCACGCCAACACGGGCACGGACGAAGCGGTTCTGTTCTCCACGACGGACCTGCCCGTGCTGGAGTCGCTCAGCCTCTTGGAAGAGCACGAGTACGCGGAGCACGGCGGCCATCAACCGGTCGTGGCGACGTACGAGGAGCGCTTCGGCGGCGCCCGCGCCGCGTCGTAG
- a CDS encoding response regulator gives MTLQRQIHVSVVALVVVAVLASVALLSWNGARAQLEEDAVVLGAAAAQVHDQSGLQRIADSLVAADSARTVRIVDASLTTLAVSGGAGADAPGPPPEAEATALRAAIDDQQPRSLLDSTGFTVIAPVVDDSGAVIGATLLAMPTDRLRAAFAQSVRGAALPIGLTLIIGIALAWLVSQAFVRPVRRLDRAVHQLESYSFESSSLDSLARQPTELGRVAQLLQRMANAEDGWRRSLEGLRQAKEELEKRVEERTRDLKASLEQQTALNESLKVMGAGLQQSIEELKALADVGRALNSTLDLQQLLTTIVSHAVRLSKSEAGTIYEFDEDQGSFVMRASDGVSDRVADALRNRRVLAESTIIGQTALRREPTQVADLWDSGEPPDVVAREFGFRAIMAVPLLQEGSVIGGLVVRRSEPGAFEDATVRLLQTFATQCVLAIQNARLFQEIEEKGRELEIASRHKSEFLAKMSHELRTPLNAILSYSQLLVEEAEDVGQESFIPDLNKIQTAGRHLLELINSILDLSKIEAGKMELYIEPFNVPTLVHDVLTVAQPLVAKNQNTLEVDCPDSTGDMVADLTKVRQVLLNLLSNASKFTDHGTVSLTVRRDRADSADWVAFSVADTGIGMNEEQMGKLFQAFTQAEASTTSKYGGTGLGLAISRQFCRIMGGDITVASTPGRGSTFTMRLPAEVRDTASPAALTTEPIEAQDNGRPTVLVIDDDPTVHDLMRRFLQTEGFHVATALNAEDGLRLAREVRPFAVTLDVIMPHTDGWTVLSALKAAPETADIPVIMLTIVEQRQIGYTLGAAEYLTKPIDRDRLLAVLNRYRADEDGRRVLIVEDDPATREILRRCLESDGWTADEATNGVDALERIAEARPALILLDLLMPVMDGFDFVATLRQRPEGRSIPVVVVTAQDLSAEARKRLNGLVDAVMQKGTYTHEELLLEVRERLAAAKGRARSSTPR, from the coding sequence ATGACCCTGCAACGCCAGATCCACGTTTCGGTCGTCGCCCTGGTCGTCGTCGCCGTGCTGGCGTCGGTTGCGCTCCTCTCCTGGAACGGGGCTCGCGCGCAGCTCGAGGAGGACGCCGTCGTGCTGGGGGCCGCCGCCGCCCAGGTACACGACCAGAGCGGCCTTCAGCGCATCGCCGATAGCCTCGTCGCTGCCGATTCGGCCCGCACGGTCCGAATCGTCGACGCCTCCCTCACGACGCTCGCCGTCAGCGGTGGAGCGGGGGCCGACGCGCCCGGGCCGCCCCCAGAGGCCGAAGCCACCGCGCTCCGCGCTGCTATCGACGATCAGCAGCCGCGGAGCCTCCTGGACTCCACCGGGTTCACCGTCATCGCCCCCGTCGTCGACGACTCGGGGGCGGTCATCGGCGCGACGCTCCTCGCGATGCCGACCGATCGGCTTCGCGCAGCGTTCGCACAGAGCGTCCGGGGCGCGGCGCTCCCCATCGGCCTGACCCTGATCATCGGCATTGCGTTGGCGTGGCTCGTCTCTCAGGCCTTCGTTCGCCCGGTACGTCGGCTCGACCGGGCGGTCCATCAGCTCGAGTCCTATTCCTTTGAATCAAGCAGCCTCGACAGCCTCGCGAGACAGCCGACCGAGCTGGGGCGCGTCGCGCAGCTCCTCCAGCGGATGGCGAACGCCGAGGATGGCTGGCGCCGGTCGCTGGAAGGGCTGCGGCAGGCCAAGGAGGAGCTGGAGAAACGGGTCGAGGAGCGAACGCGAGACTTGAAGGCGTCCCTCGAGCAGCAGACCGCCCTCAACGAGTCTCTCAAGGTCATGGGCGCGGGCCTCCAGCAATCCATCGAGGAGCTGAAGGCGCTCGCTGACGTCGGACGGGCGCTGAACTCCACCCTGGACCTCCAGCAGCTCCTCACCACCATCGTGAGCCACGCGGTTCGGCTCTCGAAGAGCGAGGCTGGCACGATCTACGAGTTCGACGAGGACCAGGGAAGCTTCGTCATGCGGGCGAGCGACGGCGTGAGCGACAGGGTGGCCGACGCCCTGCGGAACCGGCGAGTGCTGGCGGAGAGCACGATCATCGGCCAGACGGCGCTGCGCCGCGAGCCGACCCAGGTGGCGGACCTGTGGGATAGCGGCGAGCCGCCCGACGTCGTCGCGCGGGAGTTCGGGTTCCGCGCCATCATGGCCGTCCCGCTCCTCCAGGAGGGGAGCGTGATTGGCGGGCTCGTCGTGCGGCGATCGGAGCCCGGCGCCTTCGAAGACGCCACCGTTCGACTCCTCCAGACCTTCGCCACCCAGTGCGTGCTGGCCATCCAGAACGCGCGCCTCTTCCAGGAGATCGAGGAGAAGGGGCGCGAGCTCGAGATCGCCAGCCGCCACAAGTCGGAGTTCTTGGCGAAGATGAGCCACGAGCTGCGGACGCCCCTCAACGCCATTCTGAGCTACAGCCAGCTCCTCGTGGAAGAGGCCGAAGACGTCGGCCAGGAGTCCTTCATCCCCGACCTCAACAAGATCCAGACGGCCGGCCGACACCTCCTCGAGCTGATCAACAGCATCCTCGACCTCTCCAAGATCGAGGCCGGGAAGATGGAGCTGTACATCGAGCCGTTCAACGTCCCCACCCTCGTGCACGACGTGCTCACGGTCGCGCAGCCCCTCGTAGCGAAGAACCAGAACACGCTCGAGGTCGACTGTCCCGACAGCACGGGCGACATGGTGGCCGACCTCACCAAGGTCCGGCAGGTGCTCCTCAACCTCCTCAGCAACGCCAGCAAGTTCACCGATCACGGAACGGTGAGCTTGACGGTACGCCGCGATCGCGCGGACAGCGCCGACTGGGTGGCCTTCAGCGTCGCAGACACCGGCATCGGGATGAATGAGGAGCAGATGGGGAAGCTCTTCCAGGCGTTCACCCAGGCGGAGGCGTCGACGACCAGCAAATACGGCGGGACGGGGCTCGGGCTCGCCATCAGCCGACAGTTCTGCCGCATCATGGGGGGCGACATCACCGTGGCGAGCACGCCCGGCCGCGGCTCCACCTTCACCATGCGCTTGCCAGCCGAGGTCCGGGACACGGCCAGCCCAGCGGCGCTCACGACCGAGCCGATCGAGGCGCAGGACAACGGCCGCCCCACGGTTCTCGTCATCGACGACGATCCAACGGTGCACGACCTGATGCGCCGCTTTCTCCAGACGGAAGGATTTCACGTCGCGACCGCGTTGAACGCCGAAGACGGCTTGCGGCTCGCGCGCGAAGTGCGCCCGTTCGCCGTCACCCTCGACGTCATCATGCCGCACACCGACGGCTGGACCGTGCTGTCCGCGCTCAAGGCGGCCCCCGAGACCGCCGACATCCCGGTCATCATGCTCACCATCGTCGAGCAGCGGCAGATTGGCTACACCCTCGGCGCCGCCGAGTACCTCACCAAGCCCATCGATCGCGATCGGCTTCTCGCCGTCCTCAATCGCTATCGAGCCGACGAGGACGGCCGCCGCGTTCTCATCGTCGAGGACGACCCCGCGACGCGGGAGATTCTTCGCCGGTGCCTCGAATCGGACGGCTGGACGGCGGACGAGGCGACCAACGGCGTCGACGCGCTGGAGCGGATCGCGGAGGCCCGCCCTGCACTGATCCTTCTGGACCTGCTGATGCCCGTGATGGATGGATTCGACTTCGTCGCGACCCTACGCCAGCGCCCGGAAGGACGATCGATCCCGGTCGTGGTGGTCACGGCGCAGGACCTGTCGGCCGAAGCGCGCAAGCGCCTGAACGGCCTCGTCGACGCGGTGATGCAGAAGGGCACCTACACCCACGAGGAGTTGCTCCTCGAGGTGCGCGAGCGGCTCGCGGCCGCGAAGGGCAGGGCGAGAAGCTCCACCCCGCGGTGA
- a CDS encoding DUF5671 domain-containing protein, translating to MVAVRRLYFLLVAGVSLGMLVTGAATLGSTLIEWALSPGSITATFRQTIAGSTAAALVALPIWALHWALAQRAAARSPAEREAALRRLYLYVVCGALMAAIGFIGARALHLGLLLLIRDSGGDAVGLVRALWQLALVGAFWGYHLDRAAKDRSLVGETGASATLRRWYAYGAVLVSVVVVLFGARELLTVTMLAVTQSQPAESRHVVRVVARTLVALGIGLYHAHLTARLDEGEEERRSTLRAVAGFGILALGIAMALTQTSRALYYLLARALGVEAPGGARGEIGGLLASPLSTIAVFGLAWALVRRRLIADARQTEAPRQAGVRRLYTHLVTLIALAAFTAGVAGVLWTIIEAVDPTSALVGPTSTRDRLSLFLTLVVVGLPVWAGHWRPAPSPGERQALSRRLYLFAALLIGVLALLGSGAYLVERVLSTIMGVGPPALWSAVARALAVTVVAAAVVAYHFRVLRLDAATRAAEPGPGQFGTFQVEIVGASASEVAAALARLPSGARYTIRTADGADAAGAEGGAAGA from the coding sequence ATGGTCGCCGTTCGGCGCCTGTACTTCCTCCTCGTGGCAGGGGTGAGCCTGGGAATGCTCGTCACGGGCGCCGCGACGCTCGGCAGCACCCTGATCGAATGGGCGCTGAGCCCCGGCTCCATCACCGCCACCTTCCGACAAACCATCGCCGGCTCCACCGCGGCGGCCCTCGTCGCGCTCCCCATCTGGGCGCTCCATTGGGCCCTGGCCCAGCGCGCGGCGGCGCGCTCGCCGGCGGAACGGGAGGCCGCCCTCCGACGCCTATACCTCTACGTTGTCTGCGGCGCGCTGATGGCGGCCATCGGGTTCATCGGCGCGCGAGCGCTCCACCTGGGTCTTCTGCTCCTGATTCGCGATTCCGGGGGCGATGCCGTTGGCCTGGTTCGCGCCCTGTGGCAGCTTGCCCTGGTGGGGGCATTCTGGGGCTACCATCTGGACCGCGCGGCGAAGGACCGCTCGCTGGTCGGGGAGACCGGCGCCAGCGCGACGCTCCGGCGCTGGTACGCCTACGGCGCCGTGCTCGTATCTGTCGTCGTCGTGCTGTTTGGCGCGCGCGAGCTGCTCACCGTGACGATGCTCGCGGTCACCCAAAGCCAGCCAGCGGAGTCACGCCACGTCGTCCGGGTCGTCGCGCGCACGCTCGTCGCCCTCGGCATCGGCCTGTATCATGCGCACCTCACCGCCCGCCTCGACGAGGGGGAGGAGGAGCGACGGTCGACCCTTCGGGCCGTCGCGGGGTTCGGCATCCTGGCGCTCGGCATCGCCATGGCCCTCACGCAGACGAGCCGCGCTCTGTACTATCTCCTCGCGCGGGCCCTGGGCGTGGAGGCGCCCGGCGGCGCGCGAGGCGAGATCGGCGGCCTCCTCGCCAGCCCCTTGTCCACCATCGCCGTCTTCGGCCTCGCCTGGGCGCTGGTGCGGCGACGGCTCATCGCCGACGCGCGGCAGACGGAGGCCCCGCGCCAGGCCGGCGTGCGCCGCCTCTACACCCACCTCGTGACCCTCATCGCCCTCGCGGCATTCACGGCCGGCGTTGCCGGGGTGCTGTGGACCATCATCGAGGCGGTCGATCCGACGTCGGCGCTCGTCGGCCCAACCTCGACCCGGGATCGGCTGAGCCTGTTCCTCACCCTGGTCGTCGTCGGGCTGCCGGTCTGGGCGGGGCACTGGCGCCCGGCTCCGTCGCCCGGGGAGCGCCAGGCGCTGAGTCGCCGTCTCTATCTCTTCGCAGCGCTGCTGATCGGCGTCCTGGCCCTCCTCGGCAGCGGCGCCTATCTGGTGGAGCGCGTCCTGTCGACGATCATGGGCGTCGGGCCGCCGGCACTCTGGTCCGCGGTCGCTCGGGCGCTGGCGGTTACCGTGGTGGCGGCGGCCGTCGTCGCGTATCACTTCCGCGTCCTCCGGCTCGACGCCGCGACGCGGGCGGCCGAGCCGGGGCCCGGGCAGTTCGGGACCTTTCAGGTCGAGATTGTCGGAGCCTCAGCATCGGAGGTCGCCGCTGCCCTGGCGCGCCTGCCGTCCGGCGCGCGGTACACCATTCGAACCGCCGACGGCGCGGACGCGGCCGGCGCCGAGGGTGGCGCCGCGGGCGCTTGA